DNA sequence from the Falco peregrinus isolate bFalPer1 chromosome 1, bFalPer1.pri, whole genome shotgun sequence genome:
AGTACCCCGGCATCGCTGGTGCCTGGTCAGCCCGTGGCCACTGCCTCTAAAGTTCGGGGAGTCTGAGACCAATGCGATGCCAAATCTTCCCGGGCTTGGGCCAGGAGGCCCTCTGAAGTCAGCACTGTCATGCTGGCATTGACTTATGTGCTGCTCTTCCCTGGCTGGCAGGGTCTGTGTTTGCAGTCTGCCTCTGGCTGATGGCTGGGAATCTGGGACAGCGTGGCTGCCCCTGGGTGACTTTTTCTGTTGTCAGTCTCTGCTTGGGCCAGAGGTATTGCTCCTTCAAGCCATATTAGTCTGCCTGTGTATTCTCCGTTACCATGTCTCTTCCAGTCTTATctcattttgattttgaaatacagaaggtGGCTTCTTGGCCCATTTTTCACCTTCATTGTTATTTATCTGGTAGCAGACTTAATAGAGATTTTTGAAGGACAAACCCCATTTTTCTGCAAGCAAGTTGCTGTTGgctgttttcttctgagtaATGCACTTCGAGATTGTCTCCCAGTGAGTGGCTcgcaccagcagctgctgcttttttccaaaatgtagTAGAGCTTTCCAGAGCTCCCAAGCAGCCATGTAATCACAGGTGAACATGCCTAGTGAAATGACCACATCAACTAATACAATTCTAAGCATCTcgggtttcattttttttttaaagaaggacTCAATGAGAAGCAGTTTGCAACCTGTGAGCCCCCAGACATGAACTGTATCTATGACTACCTGGATCCCTGAAAGGCTCATCCAGTACTTTTATGAACTTGATCTCTGTCTAAATAACTCAGCTGGATACAGCTCCATCACCCCCCAGCCCGATTTCCTCTCAGATGACATGGCAGCTGATGCACTGGGAGGAGGTCAGCTGGTCAGCCCCTCTGTCATCTGTTGTATCTGCCAACAGATGCGTTTAGATCAAAGCTGAGAGATGTGAGGTAAAGGCAGGGACGGTGGGTGATCTGTCCGTTACTGTGATCAAGAGAAGTCAGTGCTGGAACTCTTTTGCTCCCTTATCTGCCAGTGGCTACTTAACTCCAGTGGCTACTTGAAGGTCTCAAAATGAGCCTGGGTGTCGACAGAGGATTGAGACAGCCCCGCAGTGCACTggagctgctgtcactgctgtggCAGGGCGTTGTGGCCGGCCGGTGCGTGGGGCACGCTGGCTGTGCGCACGCCCGGCACTGATCCCTCACCGCCCCTCACCCGCTGAGCCCCGTGCGGTGCAGGGCAGGTGGTCTCATCGCCGAGCAGTGCCACGGCCGGTGCTGTGCCCCAGCATCACGCCAGCCTGCCAGGGCACCAAGCTCCTCGCTCAGCTTTGGCAGCAGCATTCGGTGCACGTAGGTAGGAGGTGCACTGCAGAGGCTTAGTCCAGCATGGTGCTGTGGACCCCGATGAATTCCTTGCCTATGGCTACAGATGTGCTGTGtaagctgcagccagggcatgTCCAGTCCATGGcgtgcaggaggcagcaggactACCTCTCCTGTCTTCAAGAGAAATTGCTGTAATACATGAGGACTATCCCTCTGCTATAGATGTCCTTGtgactgctgcttttattcctcAGTAATTCTAAGTCAATCATGGAGAACCAGAATTGCTTCAGAGACCCTCTTGTGTGAGTGGGGATGCTCTGCACCTCACATGAGGGTGCTTGGTCATAGTCCAAAGATGCTTTACTGCCCAAGCTGAGAGGGGGAACGAAAACACTCTGGTATCATACAAGTCATCCCTCCAAccttcctgcagcagtgctCTCAGTGTTTCTCCCAGTCCTGGCTTGCACTGTGGTGTTATTCCTCCTGAGAAGTTTCCCATGGTACTTGGATTCATCCTCTGAGTGCACCTTGGTCACGCAGATAAATCTGCGCATTTTACTCTGTCATGCTTGGCTCAAATGTCACTGCTGGAGCTCGAGAGAGGTCTGATgccaagcacagcacagctccaaagttacatttttctgcCGTTCCCCTAACGCCTTCCTGTGATGGGGGAAAATGGTCTGTTGTGACATGTGCTGTTAACCATCTCTAATATGCTCTGTTTCAGGTGGTCTAAGCACAGCAGTGGGTTATCCGCTGGACACAGTGAAGGTACCTGTTGGAGCTTTATTTCCTGACTtcagactgaaaacaaacaggCCCCTTAGCTTTCCCTGTTTTAGAAAACTAGCCCTGTGACAGTACTTTAATCTTTGTTACATCAACCTATTTCACTTCAATTGGTTGtgtagctttctctttttttttttttttaaaaagtaaattgttTGGTGATGCTATTTTATGGCTAATTATCTGTTTGCCCTTATGGCATTTGttgatttatatatttttcttttcaatctactatctgcattttaaaattgccaCTGTATTCCTAGGTGAGAATTCAGACTGAGAGGCATTACAATGGGATTTGGCACTGCATTCAGGAAACGTACAGGACAGAAAAAGTAGGTACCTCTCAGCAGAATTGCTGATACCAGTTACGGATGCCTTGTTTCAGAGAAGCAGAACTGCCTCTGTCGGTTTGGGGAGGATGGGCAGCAGTTACATACAACCATTTGTTGGGAGAAGGGTGAGGATGACATTTAGTTTTGTTGATGAGCTGTAAGACGGAAGTAAGCATTGGCTCAGTAATGTATGGCCAGTGTTTTCAAGCACATGCTTTCCCATGACATTCCCTcttaaaaatgttccttttcctctgtttccaacTAGGTTTGGGGATTTTACAAAGGCATGTCTGCATCAGTCCTTACGGTATCActgatttcttctgtttcatttggcACATACAAAAACTTCCTTTGGACCATCTGCAAGCTGCGATACGGGGCTGCAGAAGCAAAGCCATCCAAGCTGGACGTTTCTTTggcaggaggtgctgctggtgctgtccGGGTATGTAAACAGCCGAAAGGGAAAGCACAGGAGCTCTTATTCACAAACATAGGAGGCTGGAAAAGCAGTTGATGTTTTCTGTCTGGGAGGCCACAAGGGAGCTTGCACCAAGCCCAGTTTGTTTTCACAGGGTGGGTCATGCTCTGCCCATGCTGCCCCCTCACTGGTCAGCTCTGTGGCATGGCTGAGTCCTGCTGGGCAGCTCGTGCTGGGTTTGGTTTAGAGTGCCGAAACACTTAAGAACAGACTATTAAGAATGACATAGACCTTGGCAACAAACgtagaaaaaggaagaaaaaacaacgCGGGCAGCCAACTTTCCAAGTGGCTCTGACGGCATGTTTATGTAAGAAAGACGTATCTCCGTGTGTTACAGGCCAGTGTTCTGACAGTGGCTGGAGAAACGGGCAGCGCACCGCGCTGCCTTGTAAGGACCCAGAACTCCACAGGACATCACTAAGCagtgatgctgcctggcagacAGGCATGATCCCCGCACAGGTTGGTGAGGCTGAATCCAGGACCAGTTTCCCATAAGCAGATGGATGGATCTCTGTGAACATCTGCAGGCGCTGCAAACACGGCGGAGCTCACCCCAGCATCCTGATGGTGTGCTGGGCAGAAATGCGTGCCCAGTCACAGGCAATCCTCTTACAGAGCAGTCCAGATGGTCAGGTTTCTAGGTGTTTCCTAGCAGGCAACGACTCTGCTTAGCACAGGTGGAGGTTTTTAGTCTTTATAGCATTGGTTCGAAATACACGTACAAACAAGAGCCCTGATATATGGTACCCTATAGCTGAGGACATCCCTTTTTCATGCCTATCTGGTTTAACAAGTTGTTACAGGTATTTCATGTCCTCTGTTGACTTCTGCCTTGCCTTCCACTCTGCACAGTGCAGCTTGCATACATGTCTTGCCACTGCTGGGTGGGATTTAGGACAGACAGAGGGGAGAAGGCTGGAACTTGCTGGCTTCCAGCAATATTATTGCCTGCAAAGGTGGGAGACAAGGAACTTGCAGGAGGGGGATCAAAACAGTGTTTAAGTGTGAAGAGTTAAAATCTCATCCTCTGATGTTACAGGTTGTGTTGATGGCCCCTAGTGAAGTAGCTAAAGTTCGCATGCAGACTCAGAGGAACCCGCATCCCTCCATTGCATCTCCCCAGCCTGTTTCCAAGCCAAAGTACCAAGGATCTCTGCACTGTCTGAAGGTGATTGCCAAGGAGGAAGGTTTTGGGGGTCTCTACAAGGGCTGCTCTGCATTACTCTGCAGGGATTGCGCTTCTTCTGCAATATATTTCCTTACCTATTCTGCTCTGTGTGACTGGCTCACACCAGCTGGCAAAAATAAACCAGGTAGGTATTGGAAAGCATCGGGCATTATCTGCAAAACCAGCTTATTTAGTATCACGGTAAAAGGGAAACCAGGCTTTCAGCAAACATCACCCACTATCTATAAAACCTCCCCCAGATCTGAACCTCACACAGCATTGCTGTGTGTGTGCTTCCCAGTGCCATGGGCCACTTGTGCCGCCCAGGCacggctgccagcagcctgcacGACCTTGTCCCTCAGCAGCTACTCCTCTCCCTGCAGGAGGGCTGTTTACGGCATGCTCTGGTGCCTCTTATGTCAGTATGAAATCCTCTTAATGCATAAGTAGGATACGTAACTAGATATAAAACATGGACAACTTTCCCAGGACATCATGGAGCACAGATTGGGTCAGTCCAAACCTGGAAAATAACGTCCAGGTGCAGAACATAGACACTTAACTTTCCTGCTTGTGATGTAGCTCCAAAAGACAACTGTTCACTCTGAGAAAAGATCAGCTAGGTGACATTCAGCAAACAGCATCTCCCTGAGAACTATAAAAATAAGTAGATGCAGCTGAAGAGGGTGCGAGTGCTCTCAGGTTGCATCACATCCAGTTCGTGCGGCTTCAGAAGTATCATGTATGCAAAAATGAGCATGCTGTGAGATCGAGAGGTCACACAGTTTGTGCGGGATCACTGGAAACACCCAGCTGCAAGAGCTGTACAAAATAACTGCTGGAAAACATGGGAGTTAAcaaattggttttttttttactgtgagatgCTTGTGGCTGCATGAGCATGGGGCTCGAGCTGAGCGCTCCTCCCTTCGCTCTCTCCTGCAGGTTTCCTCGTTGTGCTGCTGTCTGGTGGTTTTGCTGGAGTCCTGGCCTGGGGATTAGCTACTCCCATGGATGTCATCAAATCACGGCTGCAAACAGATGAATTGGACCAGCACAAGTACAAAGGCCTCATCCACTGTGCTAGGGAAAGCGTGAGACAGGAGGGGGCAAAAGTGCTTTTCAAAGGACTGGGTTTAAACTGCATTCGTGCCTTTCCTGTGAACATGGTGGTGTTTGTAACGTATGAAGCTGTACTGAGATTTACAGATCattatgcaaacaaaaaatagtTTGTCCCACTCTGTTTAGAGGTGTATTttgtttagtttggttttttgtaacACAACATCCACAAGCAGCTGCTGAATGCTGTCTCCTTCGATGGCCAGCGTAGGAAGCATGGACGTTTCAGCGAAAAGCTGCATGACTGAcggctttgttttcttctgacaggATTACAAACTCATCAGGGAGTCTTGGATTTATATACAACCTCCCTTTTATCTCGTTAATGTATTTAGACTGTAGCCACCACTTAGGCCCTTGAAacctttgcaaatatttatgttCTAAAAGGCTGCTAGTCTGATCAGGGCTTTCGGTAAAGGATTCATTTTGTTCTCTACTGGCACAGAAAATGATCTTCACAACCAAGGCAAGAGCTGCGCGCGGTCTGTATCATATTTAACATTATCCACTGTGAGCTCTGTACACGCAGAGCCTGTGTTGCATTCACCGAGTAACTTACACATGCGTGCTTCAGGCTGCAacttttccttcccagcagTCATTTTCCCAAAGAAGTACTCCACAATTATATCCCTGTGGTAGCAGCTGAAATACGATTCGCCTTCCTTTTTCCTGCCATCGGTTAATGAGTGGCAGGCACGGTCTGTTTACATAATCAAGCTAATGGCCTCATTGAAAGTGAAGCCAGGCAAGGGTTTCCATTAAACCATGTGACTTCTCCCTCGCAGCCTCAACAGCATCAGTCCCCTCCCTGAGCTGACGCGCTGCAGCTCTCCGGAGCTTGGCACAGCTTTGGAGGCAATCTGTTCTCATCCTGGAAGGAGGACAGGAATAGATACAAAACCTCTTTGCTTCTCAAAGGAAAGGCTGCCACAAAATCTGTGCACTAGCAGGGTTAGTCAAGTTAAAGGAGAATTGCAAAGTTGTAGAGTATAATTAagatttaaaacttaaaaaaaagagtaccTATTCTTCTCCTTTTAAACCACAGCATTAGGAGCAGCCGAATTCTTTTTGCCAAAAGtacattttgaaacagaatttctgACGTcactaacaattatttttcacGAAGGTACAAAGTTTCATCATgtctgttgaaaaaaataacacccaCCCTATAGCTTCAGAAGGAACCTCCCTAAACCCAGAAATACTTCAATTTGTTCATCCTGCCTCAGGAGCAGCATGTATGTTCTCTGTCTCTTTTAATCCCTGGGTGACGACATCTGGAGTGGACTGGATCTAGCCCCTGTCAGATTCTGCTGAAAGCGCATTTtctggagggaaggggaagactATATTTTTGAAGGAGTTCTCATATTTTCAGGGTTGAGGCCGTTCTGGTCCCCAGCCACTTTTACTAGTTGATAGCGTGGCTTTGACTACACTGACAGTGACTTCGCAGCAGACAGGACTTGTCATCTACCCTGGACATATCAAAAAGTATCTAGTACTCgaaagacaaatttaaaaatttcaggCACGGCTAGAAAAGAATAAAGGGGACCTCTTCCACTCCAGAGACCAGTAAAAAGCTCTGGAACTGTCCTCCTGAAGCCTAAGCCTTCaactggcttttaaaatatgttcacAGCCATGCTGTCAAACAATCATCATAATTCTTCTCTCAAGAGTCTACCCAGCTCTGGCGGCTGATCCAAGAGCGGGGTTAGAAGACAAGGCAGGCAGACAGAATGTCACCTGAAAGGGGTGTGAAATGACAGCCCCAACACTGAACTGGATTCTCTCTCAAAGTGCTTATGGCCTCAGCAACCTGCCACCCCCAGTTACAACCTGGAGCACCAGCACCAAACTTTATTTACTCAGAAAGTTCTTACAACAGATTAGTTCAGTCCTCAAGATTTGAAATTCCTCTTAAGATAGTTCTTAAGAGTCTGCTACCCTCACCTCATTCTACAAGGGATGCTTTTAACTGAGCGCTGTCGCAGCTGGGTAGTGATTTATCCAGCTCTGCCTGGATGTTTTCTGGAATCAAACTCCTTTATGCTGTATTATTCTCAGCTGACCTTGTTCACAGTCACTACATCCTCTGAACTGAGACAGTAAAAAATGCCTGCAAATCAGACTAAACAACCATTTGTTGTTAAGGCAGTGTTGATGCCGTCTATGGTTAGCCCAAGGTTTGAAAATGAAGCGGCTCAGCTTTCTTAATAGGCTCATGTATTCAGGTGACTAAAAATACCTCTTCCTGTGGGTGTAGCTGAAATACAGCCGGTTTCAAGAAACAGGAATTACAGATGAATTGTAAAAATGAGCGGGATGACAACTGTGGAATCCAAGAGGGGCTGAGAATTCTAAGTCTCAGGGTATCCAGCACCATATAAAAGCAGGTTCTCACATAGCCTGAACAAATGCTACATGGGAGGCCAGCTGTATCTCCAGCCAGCTTATCTCAGGAAGGCATCTGCTTTGCGATCCATCCTGTTCACAACCCTTTactggaaaaatatatatatattcacagtGTATGGTTGACTACCTGCCCTAGAGCAAGAACTCACAGCTAACTCACACTGATACAGACTACCAACAGGCACAGGAATTGACTGTATGAGTACTGTAAATAGCTGCACATAAATACAAACCAATTCTTTTTACTGACTTGACACATTGTACATACTACGCACTTCacgacacccccccccaccccccacccaccccccaagcTGGGTGTTTGGCTTCTGGATTTCAGAACTTGTCtgctttctgatttctttgtatTACCTTGACCTTCAGCTACTCTGATAATCACAGAACTATTTATTCTGATAAATTAGCTATCTTAAGGCCAGCTAACAGAATGAAGACACCACATTTGCTGCGCTGATACTGGGTTTACTTTGCTATAGGGACTGCAGCTTGTTGTATAGAggatttatttcagtaacaga
Encoded proteins:
- the SLC25A47 gene encoding solute carrier family 25 member 47 isoform X1 — protein: MDFIAGAIGGGLSTAVGYPLDTVKVRIQTERHYNGIWHCIQETYRTEKVWGFYKGMSASVLTVSLISSVSFGTYKNFLWTICKLRYGAAEAKPSKLDVSLAGGAAGAVRVVLMAPSEVAKVRMQTQRNPHPSIASPQPVSKPKYQGSLHCLKVIAKEEGFGGLYKGCSALLCRDCASSAIYFLTYSALCDWLTPAGKNKPGFLVVLLSGGFAGVLAWGLATPMDVIKSRLQTDELDQHKYKGLIHCARESVRQEGAKVLFKGLGLNCIRAFPVNMVVFVTYEAVLRFTDHYANKK
- the SLC25A47 gene encoding solute carrier family 25 member 47 isoform X2, whose protein sequence is MSASVLTVSLISSVSFGTYKNFLWTICKLRYGAAEAKPSKLDVSLAGGAAGAVRVVLMAPSEVAKVRMQTQRNPHPSIASPQPVSKPKYQGSLHCLKVIAKEEGFGGLYKGCSALLCRDCASSAIYFLTYSALCDWLTPAGKNKPGFLVVLLSGGFAGVLAWGLATPMDVIKSRLQTDELDQHKYKGLIHCARESVRQEGAKVLFKGLGLNCIRAFPVNMVVFVTYEAVLRFTDHYANKK